One genomic window of Stigmatopora nigra isolate UIUO_SnigA chromosome 13, RoL_Snig_1.1, whole genome shotgun sequence includes the following:
- the golga5 gene encoding golgin subfamily A member 5 — MSWFTEFAGKAENFLNQVDQGAATALSKSQSKTSHLASYFDDDGATEYKAELGDTSHHASSFISSAAGNIKKSAPPATIPTHKPSLGRTPKAPPSSSASSGFVKRKKSTHDVDDDMLFDFLNSSEPPVGVRRDSRRDSNVKAGVADAKTATSAPPGADPSLPSKPTLRDEASGVPELDSPSTHGMEASEENSREEQIQVSANSDSSENLDSGSSNPQDSGRRESNAPSEEGRGQVLSSLRLENQLLRREVASLNQEMASIIQRSKETQEELKRARQRVDERDGDRSQSERALRGMRSQVDDLNQALDAKDGQLAVLKVRLDEADQLLRSRSVALEEAQEEKSRILEDQTEGSTLHSQALESTQERLREAEQNIRRGEDNYRQMQSEYAGRQSRLESERQSLAEALTAAERRASEDKLRADGLQQQLRSAKNAAESAKQELQEYKHKASRILQSKEKLISSLKEGSSLDTLDGSGSVALELEELRHEKELHREEIQKLQGQLHSLRTELQDSESQSLAEAESWRQQAAHFEERAAATANHVRRELEAEVERHKQELQYAEEEHHRTKGTLQSRIKDREDEIQKLRNQLTNKTLSSSSQSELENRLHQLTETLIQKQTTLEALGTEKNSLVFQLERLEQQLKKAQGGPSAGGPSINMSAVEGPGARQRNMPVLFNHEDASGMYGKVQKAAGTIDRFSIRLGIFLRRYPMARIFVILYMVVLHLWVMIVLLTYSPEMHEAHPDGG, encoded by the exons ATGTCCTGGTTTACCGAGTTTGCCGGCAAAGCGGAAAACTTCCTGAATCAAGTCGACCAAGGCGCTGCCACGGCCTTGAGCAAAAGTCAGAGCAAAACCTCCCACTTGGCGTCGTACTTTGACGACGACGGCGCCACGGAATACAAGGCGGAGCTTGGCGACACGTCTCACCACGCGTCCAGCTTCATATCCTCGGCGGCTGGCAACATCAAGAAGTCTGCCCCCCCGGCCACCATTCCAACCCACAAGCCGTCGCTGGGCAGAACTCCCAAGGCCCCGCCCTCTTCCTCCGCCTCCTCTGGCTTTGTGAAGCGCAAAAAGAGCACGCACGATGTGGACGATGACATGCTCTTTGACTTCTTGAACAGTTCAGAGCCGCCGGTTGGCGTACGCCGCGACTCCAGGCGGGACTCCAACGTGAAAGCGGGGGTGGCGGACGCTAAAACGGCGACCTCCGCGCCCCCAGGCGCCGACCCGTCGCTCCCGTCCAAGCCAACTCTGCGTGACGAGGCGTCCGGGGTGCCTGAGCTCGACTCGCCGTCCACTCACGGAATGGAAGCGTCTGAGGAGAACTCTAGGGAAGAGCAAATCCAAG TCTCAGCCAATTCAGATTCAAGTGAGAATTTGGACTCCGGGTCATCTAACCCTCAAGATTCTGGCCGACGGGAGTCGAACGCTCCCTCCGAGGAGGGGCGGGGCCAAGTTCTCTCCAGCCTACGTCTGGAGAACCAACTCCTACGTCGTGAGGTGGCCTCCCTCAACCAGGAAATGGCGTCCATCATTCAGAGATCAAAGGAAACGCAAGAAG AACTGAAGCGAGCACGCCAGCGTGTCGACGAACGCGACGGCGACCGGTCCCAGAGCGAGCGCGCCCTGCGAGGCATGCGCTCCCAGGTGGACGACCTGAACCAGGCGCTGGACGCCAAGGACGGGCAGCTGGCCGTGCTCAAGGTCCGATTGGACGAGGCCGACCAACTGCTGAGGAGCCGGAGCGTAGCGCTGGAGGAGGCGCAGGAGGAAAAATCCAG GATCTTAGAGGACCAGACGGAAGGCAGCACGTTGCATTCCCAAGCTCTGGAAAGCACGCAGGAAAGGCTGCGGGAGGCGGAGCAAAACATCAGGAGAGGAGAGGACAACTATCGACAAATGCAG AGCGAATACGCCGGCCGCCAGTCACGGCTGGAGAGCGAACGGCAGAGCCTGGCCGAGGCTTTGACGGCGGCGGAGCGTCGCGCCTCCGAGGACAAACTCCGAGCCGACGGTCTACAGCAGCAGCTGAGGAGCGCCAAAAACGCCGCCGAGAGCGCCAAACAAGAATTGCAGGAATACAAACATAAGGCCTCCCGCATCCTACAA TCCAAAGAGAAGCTGATCAGCAGCTTGAAGGAAGGCTCCAGCTTGGACACCCTGGACGGCAGCGGATCGGTCGCCCTGGAGTTGGAGGAGCTGCGCCACGAGAAGGAGCTCCACCGAGAGGAGATCCAAAAACTGCAAGGACAACTGCACTCCCTCCGGACAGAATTGCAG GATTCGGAGAGCCAGTCCCTGGCCGAAGCGGAAAGCTGGCGCCAGCAGGCGGCGCACTTCGAGGAACGGGCGGCCGCCACGGCCAATCACGTCCGGCGGGAGCTGGAAGCCGAGGTGGAGCGACACAAGCAG GAGCTGCAGTACGCCGAGGAAGAGCACCATCGCACAAAAGGCACTTTGCAGAGCCGGATTAAAGACCGGGAGGATGAAATTCAAAAATTAAGGAATCAG ttgACCAACAAGACCCTGAGCAGCAGCAGCCAATCAGAGCTGGAGAACCGCCTCCACCAACTGACCGAGACTTTGATCCAGAAGCAGACCACGTTGGAGGCCCTGGGCACGGAAAAAAACTCCCTGGTCTTCCAGTTGGAACGTTTGGAGCAACAGCTCAAAAAGGCACAGGGCGGTCCCAGCGCCGGGGGGCCGTCCATCAACATGAGCGCCGTCGAAGGACCCG GGGCCCGGCAAAGAAACATGCCGGTGCTTTTCAACCACGAAGACGCTTCCGGCATGTACGGGAAAGTGCAAAAGGCAGCCGGCACCATTGACCGATTCAG cATCAGACTTGGGATCTTTTTACGGCGATATCCCATGGCCCGGATTTTTGTCATCTTGTATATG
- the rtf1 gene encoding RNA polymerase-associated protein RTF1 homolog has translation MVNVKKRKGRVVIDSDSEDSASDDNLDQELLSLAKRKRVDSGEQEEPLSKPTASTDSETSDSDDEWTVGGTKVKKKVKVGKGPEKKNATKKKLQKSTGSGSSNGNSSGESSAPEEGEVSDSESNSSSSSSDSDSSEDDVFRDGYDDDLMGDAEDRARLEQMTEKEREQELFNRIEKREVLKRRFEIKKKLKTAKKKEKEEKKKKHEEEQEKRKSSQVQDAQVVMSHNKERRSKRDEKLDKKSQAMEELKAEREKKKNKTAELLAKRQPLKTSEVYSDDEEEEEEEDDDKSSVKSDRSSRSSSFDDDDEKEETPPKSQPVSLPDELNRIRLSRHKLERWCHMPFFAKTVTGCFVRIGIGNSSSKPVYRVAEITDVVETAKVYQLGTTRTNKGLQLRHGGDMRVFRLEFVSNQEFTENEFMKWKEAMIVAGMQVPTLDEITKKEQSIKEAMNYKFNDKDIEDIVKEKDRFRKAPPNYAMKKTQLLKDKAMAEESGDGDKVKVIQDELNELEERAEALDRQRTKNISAISYINQRNRSWNIVESEKALVAEGQNARNQQMDPFTRRQCKPTMVSNARDPSVHAAILAHLNQKYGSGSTPDPSVLEPNKQGPTDTKDKDVTKPTTDLSEDLFKVHDFDVKIDLQVPNAEAQSLSVSSISLPVRDGAPRRSLNLEDYKKRRGLI, from the exons ATGGTGAACGTCAAGAAACGGAAAGGTCGCGTCGTTATCGACTCGGACTCCGAAGACAGCGCCAGCGACGACAATTTAGATCAG GAGCTGCTTTCATTGGCTAAGAGGAAGCGGGTTGATTCTGGCGAGCAGGAGGAACCATTGAGCAAACCGACGGCGTCTACCGATTCCGAGACGTCAGACAGTGACGACGAG TGGACCGTCGGGGGTACTAAAGTCAAAAAGAAGGTGAAAGTGGGGAAAGGTCCCGAGAAGAAAAATGCCACCAAGAAGAAACTTCAGAAGTCCACCGGGTCGGGAAGCTCCAATGGAAACAGCTCCGGGGAGAGCTCCGCGCCGGAGGAGG GCGAAGTGTCCGACTCTGAGAGCAATAGCTCCTCGTCCAGTTCTGACTCGGACTCGTCGGAGGACGACGTCTTCCGAGACGGCTACGACGACGACCTGATGGGCGACGCCGAAGACCGGGCGCGTTTGGAGCAGATGACGGAGAAGGAACGCGAACAGGAGCTCTTCAACAGGATCGAGAAGCGAGAGGTCCTCAAGAGACG GTTTGAAATCAAGAAGAAGCTGAAGACGgccaagaagaaggaaaaagaggaaaagaagaagaagcatgaagaagagcaagaaaaacgcaagtcgtctcaagtTCAAGATGCACAGGTG GTGATGTCCCACAACAAAGAGCGCCGATCCAAGCGTGACGAGAAACTGGACAAAAAGTCTCAGGCTATGGAAGAACTAAAAGCCGAAcgagagaagaaaaagaacaaaacag CCGAGCTGTTGGCCAAACGGCAACCCCTGAAGACCAGCGAGGTCTACTCcgacgacgaggaggaagaagaagaggaagacgaCGACAAGTCCTCGGTCAAAAGCGACAGGAGCTCGCGTTCGTCTTCCTTTGACGACGATGACGA GAAAGAGGAAACGCCGCCCAAGTCGCAGCCCGTCTCGCTGCCCGATGAACTCAACCGGATCCGACTGTCCAGGCACAAGCTGGAGCGCTGGTGTCACATGCCATTCTTCGCCAAGACCGTCACGGGTTGCTTCGTCAGGATCGGTATCGGGAATAGCAGCAGTAAACCGGTCTACAGG GTTGCTGAAATTACAGATGTGGTCGAGACAGCAAAAGTTTACCAACTGGGCACCACGCGGACAAATAAAGGACTACAATTACG GCACGGTGGCGATATGCGTGTCTTCAGGCTGGAGTTCGTTTCCAATCAAGAGTTTACCGAAAACGAGTTTATGAAGTGGAAAGAGGCG ATGATCGTCGCCGGCATGCAAGTGCCGACGTTGGACGAAATCACCAAAAAGGAGCAGTCCATCAAAGAAGCCATGAATTACAAGTTCAACGACAAAGACATCGAGGAT ATTGTCAAAGAGAAGGACCGCTTCCGGAAAGCGCCACCAAACTACGCCATGAAGAAAACACAGTTACTCAAAGATAAG GCCATGGCGGAGGAGAGTGGCGACGGCGACAAAGTCAAGGTCATCCAGGACGAGTTGAACGAGCTGGAGGAGCGAGCAGAGGCGTTGGACAGGCAGAGAACCAAGAACATCTCCGCCATCAG CTACATCAATCAGAGGAACAGAAGCTGGAACATCGTGGAATCGGAAAAAGCTCTTGTG GCTGAAGGACAAAATGCCAGAAACCAACAAATGGACCCGTTCACTCGGAGACAATGCAAACCCACCATGGTGTCCAAT GCTCGAGACCCGTCAGTACACGCCGCCATCCTCGCTCACCTCAATCAAAAGTACGGTTCTGGATCTACGCCCGATCCTTCTGTTCTTGAACCCAACAAACAG GGTCCCACGGACACCAAGGACAAAGATGTAACTAAGCCAACCACTGACCTCTCCGAAGACTTATTCAAAGTTCATGACTTTGACGTGAAGATTGACCTTCAAGTTCCTAATGCGG AAGCACAGTCTCTGTCGGTGAGCTCCATCTCCCTCCCGGTGAGAGACGGTGCACCCCGCCGGTCACTCAACCTGGAGGACTACAAGAAGAGGAGGGGGCTCATCTAA